AGCGCAGCCATCGGCACGCCAGCTCCCGGATGGGCTGCTCCCCCCGCCAAATAAAGCCCCGGCATTTTCGTCCGTGATGTCGCTCGATAAAATGGGGACGTCATTCCGTGCGAAACTGGTCCGTACAGCGCTCCCCCCGTCGCTGGAAACATCCGTTCGAATTCGATCGGTGTCGTCACGACGGGCGGCGCGGTAAAGTGGGGAAAGTCTAGACCCGCTCGTCGCAGGAGCGAAAAGGTTGCTGTTTCGCATCGCTCAATCTCCGAAAGTGTGGGGGTATTTCGATCGCCCGTGGCTGGGGCATTGACGAGACACAAGAAACGTTCCGGACCGGACGGGGCATTGCCCTGGTCGTCTCGGTCTTGCGCACAGACGTACACGGTGGGTTCGGACGGTAAAACTCGATCGTCGAATAGCTCGCTGAATTCCCTTGCGTAATCTTTGGAGAAAAAAACGTTGTGGCGGACGAGCGGGTAATTGCCTTTGGGATCGGCCACGAACGTCCACGTCATTGCAGAAAGCGACCTCGGCGCAGGAGCTGGTACGGCGCGTTTGGCGGAGTCACCGAAATACCCTTGCGCGATGGCCGCTGGATCGCCATTACACACGACGACGTCGGCATGCAGCACTTCACTCGAAGACAAACGCACACCGGACGCTCGTCCGCTGGAGACGACGATGGAGTCGACATGCTCGCCACAACGAATGGTCACGCCCAGGCGTTCGGCAAGACGCACCAAAGCTTCCGCGACGCGGTACATGCCGCCTTCGACGAGGTATACGCCGTCCCGTTCGACGTGCGCGATGACGTTGAGCGATGCTGGAGCCAAATACGGCGACGAGCCGCAATACGTTGCATAACGACCAAAAAGCTGCAAAAGTCGCGGGTCTTTGAAAAATTCACGCAGCGCATTCCACAACGTGCGATGCCCATCGATCCGCATCACGCCTTGCAGACCGAGCGTGCCGAACGCCGTCATGGCCGACGCCAAACTCGGCCTTTCCGAAAGCAAAAATGGTTTTTTGACAGTGTCGTAAATGTCCTGAGCATATTTACAAAATTTGCGATACCCGTCCGCTTCGGCTCTGCCGGCAAATGCTGCAATCGCATCGGCCGACCTTTCGATTTCCGCAAAAAGATCGAGCTTTTGTTCTGGGCCCCAAGCATGACGCGCAAGCAAGTCCGCGCGCTGCAACGTCAAATCTCGATCGAGCGATCCTCCCGCCGCGCTCCAGATTTCATCGAGCACCCATCGCATCGTCATGACCGTGGGACCCGCGTCGATGCCTCGACCGTCCACTGTAATCTGACGCATCTTGCCGCCTACCCGAGCGGCACGTTCGAGCACGACGACATCCATGCCCCGCCGAGCAAGCTCGACGGCCGAAACCAGCCCCCCCACGCCGGCTCCCACCACAACCGCTCTGCTCGTCCGCATCGACATGACGACCAAGCTAACACGTTCGGATGAGTTGTCTAGTGTTTGTTCATGGATTTGAAAACGCTTGACAAAGCATGAACAACATGCGAACATGCCGGAGCATGGACATATCGGACCGCATCGAGCGTGCGTTGCGCGCTGCTCTTGATCCCCTGTGCGCCCCTGGCGCACCTCCGCGTCTCGTGGCCGCCGTGTATCACTCGGTGTTTCCCGCTGGTGGTCGTGTTCGTCCGGAGCTGTGCATTCGCGTAGCGATGGCGTGTGACGAGGACCAGCCTGAGCTGACCGATGG
The window above is part of the Polyangiaceae bacterium genome. Proteins encoded here:
- the crtI gene encoding phytoene desaturase, coding for MRTSRAVVVGAGVGGLVSAVELARRGMDVVVLERAARVGGKMRQITVDGRGIDAGPTVMTMRWVLDEIWSAAGGSLDRDLTLQRADLLARHAWGPEQKLDLFAEIERSADAIAAFAGRAEADGYRKFCKYAQDIYDTVKKPFLLSERPSLASAMTAFGTLGLQGVMRIDGHRTLWNALREFFKDPRLLQLFGRYATYCGSSPYLAPASLNVIAHVERDGVYLVEGGMYRVAEALVRLAERLGVTIRCGEHVDSIVVSSGRASGVRLSSSEVLHADVVVCNGDPAAIAQGYFGDSAKRAVPAPAPRSLSAMTWTFVADPKGNYPLVRHNVFFSKDYAREFSELFDDRVLPSEPTVYVCAQDRDDQGNAPSGPERFLCLVNAPATGDRNTPTLSEIERCETATFSLLRRAGLDFPHFTAPPVVTTPIEFERMFPATGGALYGPVSHGMTSPFYRATSRTKMPGLYLAGGAAHPGAGVPMAALSGRLCAKAVEEDLASTSRLRRAVMRGGI